AATAGAACAGAGAATCACTCACTCGACAGTGATATTTCCTGGTCACCTCTCTACTTTAACTGAATCAGGATCTCTTGAAGAAGGGCTCCAGATCCCAGGTAAttgtttttgtatgttaaagtttgagaaattcAGATGAGTGACTTTTAGGAGTAAATTCTGTTCTCAGTATAATGTTCTTTGAATAGCATATATCAGTTACTTTCAGATTTGTAGGAGGAAATACTATATGATGTGGAATTGGTTTTTATCACCAATTATTGATTTTCCATGCAGTTGGGAAATATTGAGTTAACAAAGGTAGTCAGAAAAAATAGCACATTATCAGATACAAGTAGCAGCCAAGATTGGTGACCTGTGGTCTCAGAGGTTTCAGTTGTGACTTGGAAAGTGAGACAGTCACCTGATACATTATTCATACTTAAGTAACAGTGttatttgagatattttaaactctttgaggtcacaaaacaaaacatctttgcAATAGTTTGACCAAATGGTATGATTATGCTccttgaaaagaaattaagatattgtataaagttaaatatgaaaacatctttctccttttctcctctttccatgATGAAGGGTATACCTTTGTTTATTAAGTTTTGGGTGTATTCTTCCAGACTGTTTCTCTGctcatgaatatatatgtgtttacatatatttgcttatatgcttgcatattttaaatattgatatatacagattgcttctcttctctcaaaggctataacaatttattttctcatcattGTAAGATATGGTAGCCTTTAATAATCTTATGAATAGGATAGGGAACACACTTTAACTATTAATgagtttgaacatttttttttaaagattttatttatttattttcaagagagagcatgagcatgagcaggaaggaagggcaaagggagatggagagcaggctgggagcctgactcagggctctcgaccccaggatcatgacctaaactgaaggcagacacttaatagactgagccacccacatgccctgaacatcttttttttaaaaaaaaaaaaaaccatatattttttatttgcgtTTCTTGTGATTTGCTTTCTGATTTCCTTTGCctgttttaaaattgggttgttaggttttgttttgtttttaaatttattagagTTCCTTGTATCCTATGGCTATTTAGTTTTTTTGTCTGTTATATGATGgaataacatttactgagcttttTTAATGGTTTAATAATAACTAATGGTTTTCTTTGTACCAGAAATTCTTCTGAGTCCtttatgtgtgttttttcatttaatcttcactgtCGTTCTGTCTGCTTTATGGACAAAGGGACTGTGATGCAAGGAGGTTAAAAAGATGTTTGAACACATGCCACTAAGTgttgagccaggatttgaatccaaaaAGACTAATTTTAAAACTGTTACATTTAACctttataatttatctttatttacaaagttttataaatttaaaaaacaaaatttcaaatttgtattttttaaagttaaagacACTTAATGATTTTAATACAAATACTCCTTTAGTAATAGTAACATAAATgtgtatagatacacacacacacttacatattGGTAAATAGATGTAGTACTATATAATACagatatttcatacatttttaggGACATGTGtcctatttttatttagaattgaCCTTCAGTAGcttatcctgatttttttctattgattatcATAATAATCTGTTAATCTTCCTGTTGCCAATCATTTTGCTTTAATCTGTCCTCAACACTGTTATTGGAATAATCATTTTAAGTATGGTTTTGATCATGTTGTTCACTCCTTTGGAAACTTTCAGTGGTATCACAATGCTTGATGAATGAAGGCCAGGCTCTTTCCTTACTGGGGCATTTGAAGACTTAAATAATTCTGTTTCATCTTTACCTTTCAAGAATtaccttgaggggcgcctgggtggctcagtcgttaagtgtctgccttcggctcaggtcatgatcccagggtcctgggatagagccccacatcgggctccctgctcagcgggaggcctgcttctccctctccctctccctctcccactccccctgcttgtgttcccttttcgctgtctctctcactgtcaaataaataaaatctttaaaaaaaaaattaccttgaggaaattttttttgtttaaaaaatttagtcTGCTTGCCTTGATACAATATCTAGTATACTAGTCTTTGAATCCAATGGTTCAGGTTCAGATTTCCATGGCACTCTGTTTGCATGCAATATGACATAACGCAAAGCACTGTCATTTCTTGAATTTCTATATGGTATGACCTCAGATGTGGAAGACTGGTTGGAAAGGGGGTGAGAGAATCAAGCACATTTTTCTGAAGCAGAGTTTGCATAACCAACGAacgatttttctctttttagactGTGTTTCGGGACTGATGGAGTTTGGGTGTGTGGAGCAGGATTTAAGTCCCGCCCTCGCCACCCTAGGGCACAGCCAGTGGTGTGAAGTACAGGCTTGCAGTTGCTGACCTTACTTGCTATATGATCTTGAGCAATATACTTAACTTTTCTAAATGTTAATTTCCTCCTTTGAGCAACTTTTCTTGATACTTACTACATACAGCAGATAAACGGGATAATTTGGTTTTTTCTTGGGAATTGCATTCTTCTGGCTTTCATATTTGGATCAGTTAGTGTTCTTAATCAGCTTAATGAAGAATTTATTTAAGAGTGTTTAGTATCTCATAGAATTTTGGGGGAAGGTTGGAGAACCAGGCTTAAGGTTAAACTTACAGGTAGTATACCTCAGATCACCTTTGAGAACTGTTACTTTTCCAGCCCCACCACATACCATTGCTGCCCAATTGCTGCTACTCTGGGCCAGAACTTGATTGGCTGCCCCTGGTGCTGCCAATGTGGAACGCTAATGCCCCTGCTGTTGCTTGTACCAGCCAGAAAGGGTAGCTCCATACAGAGCCATTTTCTTATGTGACTCACTTCCAAACTGAAATCTTGTGCAGGTGTTTCTGAATGTCTACACCATAATTGCAGAGTATTTTGGGAATCTGAGGTCTAAAATTAATTTGGGGAGATTAGACTTATAATGTGGGAATTATTCTGAGTATAAAAAGATTCTGCAGAAGCTGATGAGAAGCTTGAGCatgataaataaatgttcactatAATACTTTTGCTTGTATTCTTCcatcagtagttttttttttttttaatctccaagtGAATCAATTCTTTACTGGAATTTCATTGTTTGAATTAGTCTATGTGGCTCTTTCTCATCTGAATTTTCTTATGGccttttcatcatttctttttgcaatattttatttctttaagacaACATCAAACTCACAAgtagtattaaatatattctagTATAAGCCAAACAGTATGGAAAAATATAGAATAAGCTGTGAAAGTTGCCTTTCACCACTCACCTCTTCTCCCCTCACACTTTCAATTGCTATCCCCTTTTGAAGTGTCCTCTGATGAAAATTTATAATCTTTAATTTTGATTTGACACATTTGATGATAATTTGTCACTTGATGGTAAGTTCATGGACTAGAGAGGTCTTTATTTGTGCTTTGGGTtccatggagcctactaaaactGTTACTGTGTGTAGAAGAATAATATGTAAAGGCTTGACCTAAGGCAATAGCTGTGTCATCATTTTGGAAGTGAGGGCTTTTACAACTTGGGGATTTAGTGACTGCAGAGAAAGGTAGCAGTCTAAGTAGACTACAGGAGTTCTAGTTTGGGAAACGTACCATTGATGATGCCATTTAAGGGAGACTGGGAATGGAGGAACTACTCTGTATCCATAAGTATATTGCTAGAGTGCTTTCTAATTATATTCCATTATTGTAGGATCTCCTTTACCCATATTTCTGATTTGAAATAGAGTTTGGGAAGGTGCTAAAATGTTTGAGTATGGCATAGATTTCCACAGTTTAGGAAAGACTGTGAAAAATACCCATTTTCTAGTAGAGTTATTTCTGAGGCTTCAGTGCTGGATGATGAATAAGACCTCTCAATGGGgagatggatttttctttttaaaaaagtaacaataattAGGTTAAATAGGGTGACTGTAAACCTGTTTTCTAGTCACTTATCTGTAAGTAGATAGTAAATGGGCATATATtccattattcatttttagaaaataatatttgaaaatatgtttggTTTGTTTCAGATAAACATCATAATAACCTCATTTTGATGAAGTGTCTCTGAAAACCTTGTGCTTGGAAACGATATTCGGATATTTGTTTTGGCATTTTGCAATTAGGAgactttttttcctgttaattatAACTAATTtgacattcttttctctttccagatcATTCAACTTCAAGTGGCACATTATCTTTTAAGCCTAGTCGATCATTGGTTACTCTTCCTACTGCCCATGTCATGCCGTCTAACTCCAGTGCTTCAGTTTCCAAACATAGGGAATCATTGACATCAGAAGGCTCAAAATGGAGTACGAGCCTCATGCAAACATTGGGAAACCATAGTAGGGGAGAGCAGGACTCTTCACTAGACATGAAGGACTTCCGGCCTCTCCGGAAATGGTCGTCTTTATCCAAACTCACTGCCCCGGATAACTGTGGCCAGGGTGGCATCGTACATGCTGATGAGTCAAGGAGTGGTTTGGAAAAGACAGGGAGAGCCAAGGTTTTAACATCGCAACTAAGAACAATTGGGCCTAGCTGCTTACATGATAGTATGGAGATGCTTAAGCTAGAggacaaggaaataaataaaaaacgaTCATCAACTCTGGACTGCAAATACAAATTCGAGAGCTGTAGCAAAGAGGACTTTAGAGCTTCTTCCTCCACTCTTAGGAGACCGACCTTAGACATGACATACAGTGCCTTACCTGAAAGCAAGCCCATCGTGACAAGTGCAGAGGCCTTTGAACCTCCGAAATATTTATTGCTGGGTCAACAGGCAGTAGGTGGAGTTCCCATTCAGCCTTCTGTGAGGACGCAGATGTGGCTTACGGAGCAGTTGCGGACAAACCCTTTGGAAAGTAGAACTACAGAGGACTCTTACAGTTTAGCTCCTTGGCAACAGCAGCAAATTGAAGAGTTTcgacaagaaaatgaaacaccAGTGCAGGTAAGGCTCAAAGTCTAGTGTTTGCTTCCCTCCAGTGGATGTTAGGAGTACAGTAGCACACGAATATAGGACAGTGTGTCCATGTCCGTAGGCGCAGTttgtttcacttttcctttttcctgcaaGTTACTAAGCATAAAGGGTATAAACTCGCAAAGTACTGTTTTGATaaacagaagttaaaaaatatttgaggctGATTAACATGAAAAACTTAAAATCTTGTACCTAACTTAGTCTTTACTTTCCTTCTCATTTGTTAAGTGagcataaaaataaagcaacacatattcaatttaaagaaatgtgaaaCAAAGGAACTGGCATGGTATAATAGAACATTAATTTGGGAGTATGGGGGCTtggattttgtttctgtttctatcAGATTCAGAACCTGGATGATTttctgtctgggcctcagtttctttttctattctttttttatcgATATATAATTAACagataacattatattagttccagttctacaacataatgacttgatatatatatgttttgtgaaatgatcaccacaataagtctaagTCTGGTCTGGTTAATGTCCATCACCAtacagtttcaatttttttttccttgttataaCTTGTAAAATTttgtctcttagcaactttcaaatatatggtacagtattatcaactatgGTCATCATGCTGTATGGTACATCCTCATAACTTGGAAGTTAGTATCTTTTgacttcacccattttgcccacccccagcccctagcaaccacccaTCAGTTCCCtgtgatgtttttctttcttttaagattctacatataaatgaaatgatacagtatttgtctttgacttttttcacttataatgccctcagggtatattcatattgtcacaaatggcaagatttcattttgtaacaactgaataatattccattgtatatataccgcattttatttgttcattcattcatcagtgggcacttaggttgctttcatgtcctgactattgtaaatagtgctccAGTggacataggagtgcatatatctttttgggttagtgttttcatttctttcagataaatatccagaaggggaactgctggatcctatggtagtactatttttaattttttgaggaacgcctcatactgttttgcatagtggctgcaccaatttacattcccatctaCAATACACAAGGGttgtcttttctccacatccttgccaatacttgttatctcttgtctttttgctaatgaccattctaacaggtgtgaggtgatagctcattgtggttttgatttgcatttctctgatagtgatgttgagcaccttttcatgtgtctgctggccatctgcatgtcttctcatttcttcatctatgaaatgagtaGGTGGAACTAAAGTCAGGTGGTGTTTGAAATGTATTTAGGTTTATAAGCAGAGatgtacttattttaaaaagattaagttgagtcagggggtgcctgggtggctcagtcggttaagcgtctgccttcagctcaggtcatgatctcagggtcctgggatcaacccccacgttgggctccctgctcagtggggaggctgcttctccctctccctctgcctgccactcccccttttTGTGTGCTcgccctctctctgtcaaaataataaaatcttaaaaaaaatttattaatcaGTTTGAGGAAAGCACTTTATAAAATATCACATGTAAATAAAAGTGGTGTGTATCCCCTAAAGTAACGTGTAAATGTGTACATTTCTtgatttggaaatgttttctattCCAGGATAATTTCCACAGCTcattttaagtggaaaagcaATTATCTATAGAATTTTTTTGTAAATCCtatcttccattttttattaccaGAATTTTCTGAAACTCATTAATTCTATTAGAAATTgtaaaatttccctttaaaaaaacacttaaaattactatttattactgctactaataaaaaatattaaagattaaagGAATATATCCTGTTAAAGGATAAGGAGATCACTTACCTAGAAACCTCACAAATCTGAGTcccaaaacatacacacacctgAATGTGCTACATTTACAGGGGGATCCTTAACACATCCCATGTGCCTTCCTTATTCTTGTTTGGACACAGTACTAAACAATCTTGATTATGTATAAAAACCACATAACCAATAAGAAACATTATTATGATGTTTgaattacaaatcaaaaaagaGCAATTTAACCAGATTTCTGATTTTTCAGTTCAAGTGATTGAAAGATAGGAAacctaatttttataattatttttttaaagattttatttatctgagagagagagagagcgtagagggagagtgaaaaggagaaacagactccctgctgagcagggagcctgatgcaggactcaatcccaggaccctgggatcatgacctgagctgaatgaaggcagacgcctaaccaactgagccacccaggcaccccagaaacctaatttttaaaatactattctaTTTTAGTTCTCAAATGCTTTATGATTATATGAGACCAGGGATCAGATTATTTCTCCAGTTGGTATTTTTGCACAGAATTGTAGTTGTCCATGGGGTGCTGAGTAATACTATTCCAACCTGAAGGTGTGATAGAAAGGTAACTGAGAAAATTGAGTGAATTTAAAGGAATAAGTACTAATTTACTACTTTCATTCTGCTTAGAAAATGCTCTGCTTTGAAGTTTGTCCCAACCTTGGAACAGTGCAAAGAGAATAGGAAGCTTGGAGGTGCACTGTAGAgccaaacttatttttaaatcttctcccTAGTACATGGTAGAGGAAGAAGGCTACTAGAGGACATTTGCACACACCCTGGGATGTCCTACTTTTTGATGAACCATATTGGGGATGGTCTCTTTGTAGTGCTCCTAAGTGTTGTAGAGGAAAGATGAAACCAGGTAAAGAAAACTTAAGACTCCTCATGTCTAAGTTTTAATGGTCCATTCTCTTCTCATTCCCTTCTTGTACTATTACAGAAAACAGTTCTTAAATACTTTCTCCTTGGAGCCTCCAATGCTGTCTTTATTATAAAAGTTCtgatcttgggtgcctgggtggctcagttggttaagcgactgcctttggctccggtcatgatcctggagtcccgggatcgagtcccatatcgggctccctgctcagaggggagcctgcttctccctctgaccctcttccctcttgtgctctctgtctctcattctctctctctcaaaacaataaaatctttaaaaaaaaaaaagttctgatcttggttgtttgtttcttttttttaaagattttatttatttatttgacagagaaagagcacaagtaggcagagcggcagggagagggagaagcaggccctttgctgagcagggagcccgatgcagggcttgatcccaggaccctgggatcacaacccgagccgaaggcagacgtttaaccgattgagccacccagttgtccccATCTTGGTTGTTTCTTAAAAGACTTTTAAAGAATTGACTTCCTTTTAGTCTAATTTCCATAAAGGGAAGAGCCATAATAAGGATCAGCCCATCTGATAAATTGTGAGATATGTGTATGATTTTCAAGCACAACTCCTAAACTCTCACCATAAAAGAAACCTCTCTTTTTACAACCAAGGAAAGGAAATTGGCAGAGTCACAATCTAACACCACCATAGATTTATATAGAACTTTGTAGCTCTCGGAAGtgttttatctcatttgatctgcACAGTTCTttccctgcttttctccctccaaAGGTTAATATTGTAATGTGGAAGTTTTGCTCTTCTTAGGAATAATCATTGAGTCAGCCTCACAGTGTCATGCTCATGCTGTTCCTTGATTCCCATGATTTCCTACTAACTCAGCTAGAATGCAGGTAGTGTAGtactctgaaatattttcctttgtgaatgAAGAGAGGCCATCTATGCCTTCAGGTGGTTAGAATATAGACCTCCATGTGCAAACTGTCTTTGGGTCTTTCCTCTGTTCTATGtcacccctctcctcccaccctccccaaaaACTCTCTGACCCTACAAGGACTATGACAGAAGAGGAAGACAAACAACAGAGCCTTGTCTTCTCTTTGGAAAGAATGTATCCCTTACCatgtccctcttttctttctttcctggggggtgggggaacagggGAAGGGAATGGAAGATGTATACCTCTACACACAGCAGTATCCTTGGATTCCTGTAAGCTCACAATGCATCTCTCGGGCAGTAGTGAAGAAATGGTCTGTTTATTGATGAagtttatcttcttttctcttacatTCCTTAGGATGTTGCTAAGTTCTGTGTtgcaatcattttaaaaagaggaagataaaatttaaatcatttaaatcatAAAAACCCCATTTAAATCATGACGGGGCTTGATCAGCCAAAATATTGACACCTAATGATTTCAGCATATTTTGctgaaaaatttatataaatcaaaaatgtaaataaaattttgataaaatgacTTAAATGACTTGGTTTTTGTTTAACATGATAAAAGaatgataaagttttatttttaacatgagaGTGTTTTATGTATTGCATACCTGAAAAGaaacagttttcttatttttatttttgtatattttttttactgtttaagAAGatataactgaactgaaaaatatgaaCCCTATGGCACTCTAAATAGATAGGATGTGACATGACACATTCACTCAGTAGCTAAAAAGCATATAATTGGTTTTTGTATACATGCTTTAATAAATTAGTAAtgtgtttgactttttttaaccttattttctacataataTCAGCATATAACTTTATACATCTTAAAGTTGTGCTGTTACTTAGCAGaagagcaaattttttttaaaacttagcatTTTCTCACTTTGCCAGAAGATCAGAAAataatcaaaggagaaataaaatctaaatagtagaaaattcattattttatgtagGTCTGCCCTCTTGTGTCTGTATGAGGAAATAATTGatcttcttttgagaaaagtCATTGAAAACAATCTACAAATGCAAAACTGCTTCTAAGGATGTTTTATGACCATATCAATCATGAGTTGTATTAAAGAGCAATTTCACTGAGTTCAAGAAGGTTCTTTTTAATATAGGTGATTtgcattaaataaacattttgaaccaacttaaatataaatggcaacattgaacatttaaaaattagttcattTTTAGTACTCTGtaaattaagattaaaatttaTTCTACAGTAGAAAGAAcatttggtatttaaaaattttaaatacattgttttattttatcttactcTTTACATATCAtgataaacagaataaataaattccatttaaagAATAGGTTTTTGTTCTATATTATAATCTGAGTTACAATATTCTGTAATCCTCaagaaaaaggttttaatttctgttaaagtcagcatgaaaaaacaaaaaaacttatttctgttttacttaGGGAAATACCCCATAACTTCACATTTTATAGTTTGATGTTGATATTGTAATAATGaacaatacaatgaaaggaaCAGAATTTAGCATTTCAGGTTTCCCACTTACTAACATCAGTGCATCAAATTATAGAACTTGGTACTTTTTTCACAAGTAATTACTGAGACCAGTGATGTGAATGTATTGCTTATTATTTATAAGCTTTTTAGTTCATATTCGGGATCTCCAACCCATAGATGAGGCTTTGCTGAAATCTCCCTGTCAGTTGATGAGATCCTTTTTCCTCTGTTCCTCAAATATCAGTGAATCAAAACTGTCCCCCCCCATCTCCAGTACCTGTCAGGTAcccagaaaaaatttaaagcactGTCTCCTTTACTAATCTGTTAGCTGCACTTGTTCTGTAAACCAAGATCAGCACtgacttttcaaaatcttttagtAACCACATTTTAGCAAATCATACAGTAAATTATGTGTCCTCTACTCTTTTAGTAACTGCTATATTAGTAATAGGTCTTGAATTGAAGTTAAAATTATTGGATTATGCAGTATAGGTATAAACCACTTTAGGCCTAATTCTAAACTGAATCAAGTTAAACTAACAAATTTTGGTGAATGTATTTTCCAGTACCAAGTTTCACTTCTATTATGAGttggaagatatttttaagtgatcAGAGGGGAAGTTGAAAATATATTCAGCAAGAAAATAATTGTAGATTAACTTTGCTGGATTTATAATTTAGCATGGTAGAATGGCCTACCAAGTAGGTATTGACCATTTGGTTGACAGATTAAGGAAAATAACTATGTCCTGTTATAAACCATAGGACAAAAAGTTCTTGTCAAAATGTGATCAAAGAATTAATTTGGGGGagccccaaattttatttttttatgcttgaaaggacatattttccttttattatttttgaaattcttctCCTTGCCTATATTGAGGATGAGGTTAAGAATAGAAGACAATCTATAAAATCATTCTAAAGTCTTAAGATTTCATGATTTCAAAGACATAGCGTGGTAGGTTACGTACCTAGATGATCAACCACAGCGCTTTAAGTTAGGTTAGACTCTGTTCTATTACTGTATTAGTAATTATGGCTAATCATACTGTCAGCTGTTAAATTAATCAGTATTTCTACAGAGAACAGATTTATGGTTTGCCTTCATATACTAGCATTctgtaattctttgaaaaaattagttacgagaagttttatttatgtaagagTATGGCCTTACTTTTTCTTACTTGATtctcttaaactttaaaaaaatgttagtgtAGTACAGAGAAAGAatacaatttctattttaaaatgtaggttaTGTGAGTTACTACAAAGAGTTctgaaattataataaagataACAGATGTGAGGAAACAGTAGGCTATTTCAAATGATGACTGTTCATTTGAATGATTATTTTGGTACTTGGTGAAgacctgaaaaatatttaataaacatcaCAGAGGTTTTTACAGTacaatgtaaattatatttaccCCAGATAGTGAAGCTAATGCTTTATATGTGAAGTGAACTGGTTAGCAGTGCAGTTTCAAAACTAAACCCTACTTCATCCTCAGAAAAGATTTGGGACAGAAACTTACAAGCTCTGTAAGTGTCTGAATTCAAATTACATTATGCACACTTAACAGTcattttgaagttaatttttgaaaacaaagctCTTTTCATGTTTACAAGATCCCGCAGATGAATATATTTGCTAACAATTAGTTTTGTCCTGAATCTTGACCTTTTCACAAAGAAATTCTTCTACTTAGGAAGTGGTCTGTTACgtagtatttttttcccttcgtCATGGGATGACAGATTTTAAGCTGATGGTGACAAGTTGCATCACTGGAGATTGCAGCAGAACTTCAGAGAAGCATCACAATGATGCAGATCAACAAGAGACATATTAAAATGAGACAGAAATTTATAAATAGGTTCTGGAGATTTTGACGTGCCTGTTGAGGCATTTCAATGGTTGAAGCTCTTCTTATAGCAGAGCGAGTGAGGTATTGGACTTTCTCCATGACCCCAGAAAAGCAGGAAGTCTCAAGTTTTAAGTGGTGAAGAGAAAGGTAAAAAGCTGACAGTCAAATGTGAGCTCAGTCACTCTCTTCTTTTGGATAGCCTGGAATGTAAAAATAGCAAATGGATTAGGATCATGTGTGTAACCTATTCTCTGAACAGGtaaaaaacacaattttgtaTTAATTCATCTTCCtcaatattatttgtatttatgacATCAAATACATTTCTCTGTAGTCTTTTCATGAGGATCACTGtgatgtctttctttgtcttgtgTTTGGAGTGTAAGAACTTCAGTCTTTGCCTCCTGCTCTCAAAATGACTAGAATATAGTTTGGTTTAGGGTGCAGCTCATTTTGGACTATTCCTTTGAACAAAAGTTCTCTCATAGTTTCATAACGACTATTTCTGTGTGAGCATAATTCTTGTGAACATTAGTGTATTAATAACTTCAGAGAAAAtctcataaaaacaaatacatgtaagaaattattttccagatgTTGATTTTAgtacaaaataaaagttaaatgagaaGTATTTTAC
Above is a window of Zalophus californianus isolate mZalCal1 chromosome 7, mZalCal1.pri.v2, whole genome shotgun sequence DNA encoding:
- the PLN gene encoding cardiac phospholamban — protein: MEKVQYLTRSAIRRASTIEMPQQARQNLQNLFINFCLILICLLLICIIVMLL